The nucleotide sequence CGTGCGCCAGAGGGGCGCCGGCGGTTCGCAACCATCAGCCCCGTCCGACGCGCCCGCTGTGCCGACCCTCGCCGCTCGGGCGGCCGCGGACGCGGGCAGGAGCATCCAGCTGGCGCCCGACTCGTTCTTCCTCTGCCATTTGGAGATCGTCACGCTGCTGGAGCGCTCGTTCGACCGCGTGGACGACGCCTTGCGCTACGGCAGGCGCGCCATCGAGCTGGCGCCCGCCTCGGCCGGCGGTTACCGCCAGCTCGGCCGCGCCTACATGCTGGTGGGCGATATGGACAGCGCTGCGGCCGTGCTGGAGGCGGGCCTGGATGTGGCCGCGCAGCCGAACGACGTGGCCATTGCCTACTACCAGCTGGCCTATGCGCTGTGGAAGGCGGGCAGGCCGCGCGCGGGTGCGGCCTGCTACCTCAAGTCGGTCATGACGTCGCCCGTGATGGCGCTGCAGGCCGTGGCCGAGCTCAAGGAGCTGGCCGCAGAGCACGGCATGGAGCCGATCGAGCGCGATGCCGTGGATGACGAGCTGCGCAGCGCAGGGATAGTGCTGGCGCCGACGGAGGAGATGTTCGAGACCCTGGACGCGGGTGCCGCGGCCGCTGTGGACGCCGGCCTGTTCCCGGTCGCCCGAAACCTGTTGTCGCTGCGCCTGCACTACCGCCCGGACGACGCTCTGGTGAACGTGCTGAAGTCGCTGGAGTGAAGAACGCGTTTACGGGATGATGGGCTTGGGCAGGATCTCGCTTAGCTTCTTGCGGTTGCGCAGCAGCAAGAGGAATGACTCCTCGTCGGCTGTGAGGTTGCCCTTGGTGTGCGTGAGGATGCTGAGCGCCCGCGCGAACGAGCAGTCCTTCACGCGCAGCGCCGTCATCTGCTTCAGGCGGCACTCCTCCTGAACGGTCAGCGCGGAGATGACGGCCACGCCCATGTGGCACCTCACCGCCTGCTTGATGGCCTGCGTGCTTCCCAGCTCAAGCCGTATGTTCAGATCCTGGTGGTTGAAGCCGCTGCGCGCCAGGGCCAGCTCCATGACCTTGCGCGTGCCGGAGCCCTGCTCGCGGGTGATGAGCGTCTCGGACGCCAGCTCGCTGAAGCTGATGGACTGGCTCGTGCTCCATGGATGGTCGCTGGGCACCACGACCACCAGCTCGTCGTGCCAGAACGTCTCCACGGTGAAGTTCGGCTCGTCGGGCACAGGTCCTTCGATGAGCGCGACGTGCAGCCGCTTGTCCATGATCTCGCGCGCGAGAATCTCGGTGTCGGCTATCTGCACGTCGATGTCGGCATCCTGTTCGTTCGTGTAGTACTCGCGCAGGAAGAAGGGCAGGAGGTACTCGCCGATGGTGAACGTGGCCCCGATGCGGATGCCGTGATGGCAGGTGGCCGCCTTGAGCACGGCCTCGCGCGCCTCGCAGATGAGCTGCACGATCTCCTTCGCGTAGCCGTAGAACACCTCGCCGCTCTCGGTGAGGGTGACGCCCCGGTTGGTGCGGTCGAGGAACTGCGTGCCGTATTCCTTCTCCAGGTTCTGGATGTGGATGCTCACGCTTGGCTGGCTCATGTGCAGTCGTTCGGAAGTGCGGGTGATGTTGCCGGTGTAGGCAACGTCCTTGAATACGAGAAACTCCTCTAAAGAACTCATGCCGCCCCCTCATGCTTTGCAAAAGGCCGACAAGGCCCCTTGTTAGACAACGAACGGTACCCTCCCCGGAAAAAAGTATAAGTACAGCGGTGGTAATTTGGCCATAGAGAGAACAGGGGATGCCATACGTAATTCCGATTCCAGGGAAACGCTGCCTCCCACGTTGCCGAATCCTTGTCCTCCCCTTGCTGCGCTCATGGTGCCGCAGCAGAGTATCACCAGATGAACCGATGGTTTTCTTCTTCATTGCACAGAGGGGGCCCAGCGTTTGCGCAACCATTCTACCGCAAGTCATAGCCGCTTCTTATGACGCTATCGCAAAACTGAATTTTACACTTCGGCAACCGTGCCGTAGCTTTAACGTCATGCCGATGCATCACGCCGAGACGGTTTTTCCACCGATGTGCGCTCCGGAAAAAGGGCGTAGGGGGGCGGTTTCAATGACGGTTGACATGCTCGTATCCGTGTTCATTCTGCTTGCGATGTTCGGTTTCTTCGCGCTGTCCTTGAGGAAAGCCTACAAGTTCGCGCACATGCAGATCCATGCGCGCCTCGACCTCTATCCCGTTCCCAAGGAAGGCGGCGGGCGGGCGGCCTACGGCGGCTCGTACATGGAGGAGCCCGAGTGGTGGACGAAGCCGCGCAAGATCGACCGGGTCAACGAGGCCGTCGACATCATGAAGGAAATGCTGTTCATCAAGAAGCTTTTCGTGCACCAGCGCGTGCTGTGGTGGGCGTCGTACTCCATGCACCTGGGTATCTACGTCATGCTGGGATG is from Gordonibacter urolithinfaciens and encodes:
- a CDS encoding LysR family transcriptional regulator — its product is MSSLEEFLVFKDVAYTGNITRTSERLHMSQPSVSIHIQNLEKEYGTQFLDRTNRGVTLTESGEVFYGYAKEIVQLICEAREAVLKAATCHHGIRIGATFTIGEYLLPFFLREYYTNEQDADIDVQIADTEILAREIMDKRLHVALIEGPVPDEPNFTVETFWHDELVVVVPSDHPWSTSQSISFSELASETLITREQGSGTRKVMELALARSGFNHQDLNIRLELGSTQAIKQAVRCHMGVAVISALTVQEECRLKQMTALRVKDCSFARALSILTHTKGNLTADEESFLLLLRNRKKLSEILPKPIIP